In a single window of the Candidatus Eisenbacteria bacterium genome:
- a CDS encoding NAD(P)H-hydrate dehydratase yields the protein MQVLTPEEMRRADRIAIDALGVPGIDLMRRAGSEVGRVLLDRFGSYGNRFAVLSGKGNNGGDGFGAARWLADRGALVEIFLFGRAEELAGDAAESFQAACSPRILIHELPDSTQDDRAARRIERADVVVDALLGTGFSGAPRGRIAEAIRLSRRARGVVAAIDIPSGVDGLCGLVEGEAVCADLTITLCRPKVGLYLHPGRAHAGEIVTVPIGMPEKALEGAGGRAFLFDEEAARRLVRPRARDAHKGHFGRILIAGGSPNYTGAPLLAGRAAIRTGGGLVTLGLPASLRGAYAGAVLELMTLALADEDGSHTEKGAALLLADPGRFDVLAVGPGFGRGDGPRAFLRRVLAGWGGPLVIDADGLHAIAGEKDAIASSRARIVFTPHLGELEALSGARRESILADRTGFVREWAAAFRAVLLLKGNPTLVADPEGIVSINTSGNPGMATAGSGDVLTGTIAALLGAGLSAPEAARLGVWLHGRAGDRAAERKGEAGLVAGDLIESLPDALRPLEEEAGAR from the coding sequence ATGCAGGTTCTCACGCCGGAGGAAATGCGCCGGGCGGACCGGATCGCGATCGACGCGCTCGGCGTCCCCGGCATCGACCTGATGCGCCGGGCCGGCTCCGAGGTCGGGCGCGTCCTCCTCGATCGCTTCGGATCGTACGGAAACCGGTTCGCCGTCCTCTCCGGGAAGGGGAACAACGGCGGCGACGGGTTCGGCGCCGCCCGCTGGCTGGCGGACCGCGGTGCGCTCGTCGAGATCTTCCTCTTCGGTCGCGCCGAGGAGCTTGCCGGCGACGCGGCGGAGAGCTTCCAAGCGGCGTGCTCCCCGCGCATTCTCATCCACGAGCTTCCCGATTCGACGCAGGACGATCGCGCCGCGAGGCGGATCGAGCGGGCGGATGTCGTCGTCGACGCGCTTCTCGGGACTGGCTTCTCCGGCGCGCCGCGCGGAAGGATCGCCGAGGCGATCCGCCTCTCCCGGCGCGCGCGCGGCGTGGTCGCCGCGATCGACATCCCTTCCGGCGTGGACGGCCTCTGCGGCCTTGTCGAAGGCGAAGCGGTATGCGCCGACCTCACGATCACCCTCTGCCGCCCGAAGGTCGGGCTCTATCTCCATCCGGGGCGCGCGCACGCAGGCGAGATCGTCACGGTTCCGATCGGGATGCCGGAGAAGGCGCTCGAGGGGGCGGGAGGGCGCGCGTTTCTTTTCGACGAAGAAGCGGCGCGCCGGCTCGTCCGCCCCCGCGCGCGCGACGCGCACAAGGGGCACTTCGGGCGGATTCTGATCGCGGGAGGATCGCCGAACTATACCGGCGCGCCCCTTCTCGCGGGGCGGGCCGCGATTCGGACCGGAGGCGGGCTCGTCACGCTCGGCCTTCCCGCGTCGCTCCGCGGGGCTTACGCCGGCGCCGTCCTCGAGCTGATGACCCTCGCGCTCGCCGACGAGGACGGCTCCCACACGGAGAAGGGGGCCGCGCTTCTTCTCGCGGACCCGGGGAGGTTCGATGTGCTCGCGGTCGGGCCGGGTTTCGGGCGCGGCGATGGACCGCGCGCGTTCCTCCGGCGCGTTCTCGCCGGATGGGGAGGGCCGCTCGTCATCGACGCGGACGGCCTCCACGCGATCGCGGGGGAAAAAGACGCGATCGCCTCATCGAGAGCGCGGATCGTTTTCACGCCGCACCTCGGCGAGCTCGAGGCGCTCTCCGGCGCGCGCCGCGAGTCGATCCTCGCCGATCGGACTGGCTTCGTGCGCGAGTGGGCCGCGGCGTTTCGCGCGGTCCTTCTTCTCAAGGGGAACCCGACCCTCGTCGCCGATCCGGAAGGGATCGTTTCCATCAACACGAGCGGGAACCCGGGGATGGCGACGGCCGGATCGGGGGATGTTCTCACCGGGACGATCGCCGCTCTTCTCGGCGCCGGGCTTTCCGCGCCGGAGGCGGCGCGCCTTGGGGTGTGGCTCCACGGGCGGGCGGGGGATCGCGCCGCGGAGC
- a CDS encoding class I SAM-dependent methyltransferase produces the protein MTTPVPVSGEEEVPRLYRELADWYPLLTPVGDYVEEAAFYRRLFETHCRRPPRTLLDLGSGGGHNAAHLKGTLVCTLVDRAPAMLGVSRRLNPECEHIQGDMRSIRLERVFDCVLVHDAVSYMTSRADLVRAIATAFAHTAPGGIALFQPDFVRETFTPGIETGGSDGNGRALRFLEWRWVPDSRTDMYVTDMAYLLRDENGAVEVVHDRHRMGLFPRAVWRELIAAAGFEPLAVPFAHHSNCEGGHDVFLGLR, from the coding sequence ATGACCACGCCCGTTCCTGTCTCTGGAGAGGAGGAAGTTCCCCGGCTCTACCGCGAGCTGGCGGACTGGTACCCGCTGTTGACCCCGGTCGGCGACTACGTCGAGGAGGCCGCATTCTACAGGCGTCTCTTCGAGACCCACTGCCGGCGACCGCCCAGGACCCTGCTTGATCTCGGCAGCGGGGGCGGCCACAATGCCGCGCACCTCAAGGGGACGCTCGTCTGCACGCTCGTCGATCGTGCGCCCGCCATGCTCGGGGTGAGCCGCCGCCTCAATCCGGAGTGCGAGCACATCCAGGGCGATATGCGCTCGATCCGGCTCGAGCGCGTTTTCGATTGCGTCCTGGTGCACGATGCGGTCAGCTACATGACCTCGCGCGCCGACCTTGTCCGCGCCATCGCCACGGCCTTCGCGCACACCGCCCCCGGCGGGATCGCGCTGTTCCAGCCGGATTTCGTCAGGGAGACCTTCACGCCGGGCATCGAGACCGGCGGCAGCGACGGGAATGGGCGGGCGCTCCGCTTTCTCGAATGGCGATGGGTTCCCGACTCGAGGACCGACATGTACGTGACCGACATGGCGTACCTATTGAGAGACGAGAACGGCGCCGTCGAGGTCGTCCACGACCGACACCGGATGGGGCTCTTTCCTCGAGCCGTGTGGCGGGAGCTCATCGCCGCCGCCGGTTTCGAGCCGCTCGCGGTCCCCTTCGCGCACCACTCGAACTGCGAGGGCGGGCATGACGTGTTCCTCGGGTTGCGGTGA